Proteins encoded within one genomic window of Pedobacter africanus:
- a CDS encoding sugar phosphate isomerase/epimerase family protein has translation MSKAENRRDFIGKMALLAGGLVLSGPYTALIAGVNGKKPRYKVAVIDLMLLKRQKLGAFELSKQIGADGLELDMGGLGTRDTFDNKLADPMLRQQFMDKAKELGLKVCSLAMTGFYAQSLATRPTYQQMIGDCIATMKAMKVKVAFLPLGVQGDLVKNPGLRPALVERLKVAGKMAEAAGVVIGIETALDAKAELQLLKDIGSGAIKSYFNFSNAIKNGRDVSTELRILGKKNIIQIHCTNDDGVWLENDPKIDLKAIRKTLDDMGWRGWLVVERSRDAKDPRNVKWNFTANTKYVKSVFQ, from the coding sequence ATGAGTAAAGCAGAGAACAGACGTGATTTTATAGGGAAAATGGCCCTGCTTGCAGGGGGACTGGTGCTTAGCGGGCCCTATACGGCACTTATTGCCGGGGTAAATGGTAAAAAGCCACGTTATAAGGTTGCCGTAATAGATTTAATGCTTTTGAAACGCCAGAAACTGGGTGCCTTTGAGCTGAGTAAACAGATTGGTGCGGATGGGCTGGAACTGGATATGGGTGGGTTAGGGACCAGGGATACTTTTGACAATAAACTGGCCGACCCTATGCTAAGGCAGCAATTTATGGATAAAGCAAAGGAACTCGGGCTGAAGGTCTGTTCACTGGCCATGACCGGCTTTTATGCTCAATCGCTGGCTACCAGACCTACCTATCAGCAGATGATCGGTGATTGTATTGCTACGATGAAGGCGATGAAAGTAAAGGTAGCTTTCCTTCCGCTTGGGGTTCAGGGCGACCTGGTTAAAAATCCCGGGTTAAGACCAGCCCTGGTAGAACGTTTAAAAGTAGCCGGAAAAATGGCTGAGGCCGCAGGCGTGGTGATTGGTATTGAAACCGCACTAGATGCCAAGGCTGAGCTCCAGCTGTTAAAAGACATAGGCTCAGGAGCTATCAAAAGTTATTTTAACTTTTCCAACGCCATCAAAAATGGCCGCGATGTGAGCACAGAACTTCGCATACTGGGTAAAAAGAACATTATACAGATCCATTGTACCAACGACGATGGGGTATGGCTGGAGAATGATCCGAAAATAGACCTGAAAGCCATACGGAAAACCCTGGACGACATGGGCTGGCGGGGCTGGCTGGTGGTTGAACGTTCCAGGGATGCCAAAGACCCCAGGAATGTGAAGTGGAATTTTACTGCAAATACAAAATACGTGAAGTCTGTTTTTCAATAG
- a CDS encoding acetylxylan esterase, which translates to MQNSDSLYRLPLKTVLAEIESRFKVKIKYNDNQVADRWVNYALWRFRPGVEETLASVLAPLDMKANREKEGLYKLKEYEYYRWQVQEGQEMLNYLSTLYQDKSSWEQRKALIRPCLYAAQQLSPMPAKPVAKPILTPKRMMEGYTVENIAIEILPGLYVNGSLYKPLHMRGKVPVVLSPDGHWGQQRYRADCQIRCAMIARMGAMAISYDLFAWGESLLQFKAEDHRRSLAQSIQTLGGIRILDYVLSLRETDPDRVGISGGSGGGSHTVLLAAMDDRIKLSIPVVSLSSSFYGGCPCESGMPIHLCAGSTNNVELAAMAAPKPQLVVSDGKDWTASVPDHDLPFLKKIYAYYAAQSQVQNVHLPEEGHDFGPSKRRALYDFLIEHFKLNGKAVKDNQGNYDESKCSIEKEPAMYVFGDKGERLPANAIKGFEQLEKVFKASISK; encoded by the coding sequence ATGCAAAATTCTGATTCATTATACCGCCTACCGCTTAAAACTGTTTTAGCGGAAATAGAAAGCCGTTTTAAAGTAAAAATAAAATATAATGACAATCAGGTAGCAGATCGCTGGGTCAATTATGCGCTGTGGCGGTTTCGGCCGGGTGTGGAAGAAACCCTTGCCAGTGTGCTGGCTCCCCTGGATATGAAGGCGAACAGGGAAAAGGAGGGGCTTTATAAACTGAAGGAATACGAATATTACCGCTGGCAGGTACAGGAAGGACAGGAAATGCTCAATTATTTGTCGACCCTGTACCAAGACAAATCGAGCTGGGAACAGCGTAAGGCACTGATCAGGCCCTGCCTATATGCAGCACAGCAATTGTCGCCCATGCCTGCAAAGCCTGTTGCAAAACCTATCCTTACACCAAAAAGAATGATGGAGGGGTATACGGTAGAAAACATTGCGATTGAAATATTGCCGGGCCTTTATGTGAACGGGTCTTTATATAAACCTTTGCACATGCGAGGTAAGGTACCGGTGGTATTGAGTCCGGATGGTCATTGGGGACAGCAACGTTACCGGGCCGATTGCCAGATCCGTTGTGCCATGATCGCCAGGATGGGTGCAATGGCCATTAGTTACGACCTGTTTGCCTGGGGTGAATCATTGCTGCAGTTCAAGGCCGAAGACCATAGGCGCAGCCTGGCTCAAAGTATACAGACCTTGGGCGGTATCAGAATACTGGACTATGTGCTATCGCTCAGAGAAACAGACCCGGATAGGGTAGGGATCAGCGGCGGTTCCGGAGGTGGAAGTCATACGGTGCTTTTGGCAGCCATGGATGACAGAATTAAACTAAGTATTCCGGTAGTCTCTTTATCTTCTTCATTTTATGGTGGTTGTCCTTGTGAAAGTGGCATGCCTATACACCTTTGTGCCGGCAGTACAAACAATGTGGAACTGGCGGCTATGGCTGCGCCTAAGCCTCAGCTTGTGGTATCAGACGGGAAAGACTGGACCGCAAGTGTACCCGATCATGACCTGCCTTTTCTGAAAAAAATCTATGCTTATTATGCTGCGCAAAGCCAGGTACAGAACGTACACCTGCCCGAAGAAGGACACGACTTTGGCCCTTCAAAGCGCAGGGCACTGTACGACTTTCTGATCGAACATTTTAAGCTGAACGGAAAGGCAGTAAAAGATAACCAGGGTAACTATGATGAAAGTAAATGCAGCATAGAGAAAGAACCTGCGATGTACGTATTTGGCGATAAGGGCGAGCGCCTGCCCGCTAATGCAATAAAGGGGTTTGAACAACTGGAAAAGGTATTTAAAGCAAGTATATCAAAATGA
- a CDS encoding sialidase family protein: MNRGIYILTLLICLTGTGLKAQSQKWRSGIVTDEFLYDKAPFPSCHSATIAETPTGLVAAYFGGTRERHPDVEIYVSRQQNGTWLAPVSVANGIQSDQQRLPTWNPVLYQVPGGDLLLFYKIGPKPSEWWGMMRSSKDGGITWSEATKLPEGYIGPVKNKPVLLNNGNLFCPSSKEGDGWKVHFEVTKDNGKSWRTVGPVAGGGLDAIQPSILDHGQGKLQILARSRNRALVESWSDNNGETWSPLAKTSLPNNNSGTDAVTMKDGRHVLVYNHVLPPGNLAKGPRTPLNVALSKDGKTWYAALILEDSPISQYSYPAVIQTSDGMLHFIYTWRREKIKHVVVDPARLKLKKIVNGIWPSVKGYTAPVITETKNEEP; encoded by the coding sequence ATGAACAGAGGAATATATATATTGACACTATTGATTTGCCTGACCGGAACAGGGTTAAAGGCGCAATCGCAAAAATGGCGTTCGGGAATTGTTACAGACGAGTTTCTGTATGATAAAGCACCTTTTCCTTCCTGCCATTCCGCTACCATTGCCGAAACCCCGACGGGGCTGGTTGCTGCTTATTTTGGCGGCACCAGGGAGCGCCATCCTGATGTGGAGATCTATGTCAGTCGCCAGCAGAACGGAACCTGGCTTGCGCCAGTTTCGGTGGCCAACGGTATTCAAAGTGATCAACAGAGGCTGCCTACCTGGAATCCGGTATTGTACCAGGTGCCGGGAGGCGATTTGCTGCTGTTCTATAAAATTGGCCCAAAACCTTCAGAATGGTGGGGTATGATGCGCAGTTCCAAAGACGGGGGCATTACCTGGTCGGAAGCTACAAAACTTCCTGAAGGGTATATAGGGCCTGTTAAAAACAAACCGGTGCTCCTGAACAACGGAAATCTGTTTTGCCCTTCAAGCAAAGAAGGCGATGGCTGGAAGGTTCACTTTGAGGTGACTAAAGATAATGGCAAAAGCTGGCGAACCGTTGGTCCTGTTGCGGGGGGCGGACTGGATGCCATACAGCCAAGTATTCTCGATCACGGGCAGGGGAAATTACAAATTCTGGCCAGGAGTCGGAATAGGGCGTTGGTAGAATCCTGGTCGGACAACAACGGAGAAACCTGGTCGCCCCTGGCCAAAACCAGCTTGCCAAACAACAATTCCGGTACCGATGCGGTGACCATGAAAGACGGCAGACATGTGCTGGTATACAACCATGTGCTGCCTCCGGGAAACCTGGCCAAAGGACCGCGTACCCCGCTAAATGTAGCGTTATCTAAAGATGGGAAGACATGGTATGCGGCGCTGATTCTTGAAGATTCGCCCATCAGTCAGTATTCCTATCCTGCCGTAATCCAGACTTCAGATGGAATGCTGCACTTCATTTATACCTGGAGGAGGGAAAAGATCAAACATGTGGTGGTTGACCCCGCCAGATTGAAGCTTAAAAAGATAGTGAATGGCATATGGCCAAGCGTAAAAGGCTATACTGCACCGGTGATTACCGAAACTAAAAATGAGGAGCCCTGA
- a CDS encoding alpha-L-rhamnosidase, whose product MKLKINILLLVLLMISCTAVFAQVSLHNLRCELLQNPQGIDMPNPALSWELSSGAGGARGDYRERNIQQTAYQVLVASAPDLLTEGKADVWNSGKLSSSASIHIIYKGSALKSKNKYYWTVKVWTNKGDSVWSKPASWSMGLLHYKDWEGRWIGFDRFFANDKESEGRLSARYFRKEFTATRPVASATAYIMGMGLYELYIDGKKIGEQVLAPAPTDYTKNIKYNTLDVTTQLKQGKHAIGVILGNGRFFAMRQAKPYKVKTFGFPKLLMQLVIRYTDGSTTVIKTDDSWKGTADGPIMANNEYDGELYDARKEFKGWSEPGYEESKWLKAAYVQEPGGTYEAQLNEPVKVVKTIAPLTIVKRPGGKYILDFGQNFAGWVRFNVKGPRGTVVSLRFAESLQASGELFRTNLRDARATDTYILKGEGMETWAPRFTYQGFRYAELSGHPGTPKKSDFTGCLVFDDMQTTGSFESSNALLNQIFKNAWWGIASNYKGMPVDCPQRNERQPWLGDRTISAYGESFLFDNTALYKKWLGDIRYAQKEDGAIPDVAPAFWRYYSDNVSWPGTLLFVADMLYRQTGDLAVLQKNYPAAKKWLSYMQTRYMNEEGIISKDSYGDWCAPPLTAEAGKGVNADQKHPSALIATAYYYQLIKMMTTYSGLTGNEQDSTLYADLAIKLRKDFNRKFYNDQGYYGGNTLTDNLLPVYFGLVEEVNKTKVAREIARIIEEKNNGHLSTGVIGTNFLMRTLTSIGRADLAYRIATQKTYPSWGYMIENGATAIWELWNGDTAAPKMNSQNHVMMLGDLLIWYYENLAGIKAAAPGFKEIVMRPEMMKGLDSVNATYRSVYGMISSSWSRSSTSFKWEISIPANTTARISIPTKSAEHVTESGRSARKAKELKFIQMEGNRAVFELGSGDYSFTTEL is encoded by the coding sequence ATGAAACTTAAAATAAATATATTGTTACTTGTCCTGCTCATGATCAGCTGTACTGCCGTCTTTGCGCAGGTGTCTTTGCACAACCTGCGCTGTGAGCTGCTGCAAAATCCACAGGGTATAGACATGCCCAATCCGGCATTGAGCTGGGAGCTCAGTTCCGGAGCAGGCGGAGCGCGTGGAGACTATAGGGAGCGCAACATTCAGCAGACCGCCTACCAGGTATTGGTGGCTTCTGCACCTGATCTCCTGACAGAGGGCAAGGCAGATGTCTGGAATTCAGGAAAGCTAAGCTCATCGGCCTCAATTCACATTATCTACAAAGGCAGTGCATTAAAAAGTAAAAACAAATATTACTGGACGGTTAAAGTCTGGACCAATAAAGGGGATAGTGTATGGAGCAAGCCTGCATCATGGTCGATGGGGCTGCTTCATTATAAAGACTGGGAAGGAAGGTGGATAGGCTTTGACCGTTTTTTTGCAAATGACAAGGAAAGTGAAGGGCGCTTATCGGCCCGGTATTTCAGGAAGGAATTTACAGCTACCAGGCCGGTTGCTTCTGCCACTGCTTATATTATGGGTATGGGCCTTTACGAACTGTACATTGATGGCAAAAAAATAGGCGAACAGGTGCTGGCACCTGCGCCTACCGATTATACCAAAAATATCAAATATAATACGCTGGATGTCACCACACAGTTGAAGCAGGGTAAACATGCGATTGGCGTGATATTGGGCAATGGGCGCTTTTTCGCTATGCGCCAGGCCAAGCCTTATAAAGTAAAAACCTTTGGATTTCCCAAATTGCTGATGCAGCTGGTGATTAGATACACCGACGGCAGTACTACTGTTATAAAAACAGACGACAGCTGGAAAGGTACTGCTGATGGGCCTATAATGGCCAATAATGAATATGATGGTGAACTTTACGATGCCCGCAAAGAGTTTAAAGGCTGGAGCGAGCCCGGTTATGAAGAAAGCAAATGGCTGAAAGCAGCATATGTACAGGAACCTGGTGGTACCTATGAAGCGCAGCTTAACGAGCCTGTAAAAGTAGTGAAGACCATTGCGCCCCTAACTATTGTTAAGCGGCCTGGTGGAAAATATATCCTGGATTTTGGGCAGAACTTTGCCGGCTGGGTAAGGTTTAATGTAAAAGGACCGCGGGGAACGGTGGTTTCATTACGCTTTGCAGAATCGCTGCAGGCCAGCGGAGAGCTGTTCAGAACTAACCTGCGCGATGCCAGGGCCACCGACACTTATATCCTTAAAGGCGAGGGCATGGAAACCTGGGCACCGAGGTTTACTTATCAGGGTTTTCGTTACGCAGAACTGAGCGGTCATCCCGGTACGCCGAAGAAAAGTGATTTTACCGGCTGCCTGGTGTTTGACGACATGCAGACCACAGGCAGTTTTGAATCTTCAAATGCCTTGTTGAACCAGATCTTTAAAAACGCTTGGTGGGGCATTGCTTCCAATTATAAGGGAATGCCGGTCGACTGCCCTCAACGCAATGAACGCCAGCCCTGGCTGGGTGACAGGACCATAAGCGCCTATGGAGAAAGCTTTTTGTTCGACAATACCGCATTGTATAAAAAATGGCTTGGTGACATCCGCTATGCACAAAAAGAAGATGGGGCCATACCTGATGTGGCCCCTGCGTTCTGGCGTTATTATAGCGATAACGTAAGCTGGCCCGGAACCTTGCTTTTTGTCGCAGATATGTTGTACCGGCAAACCGGCGATCTTGCTGTATTGCAGAAAAACTATCCCGCTGCAAAAAAGTGGCTAAGCTATATGCAGACCAGGTACATGAACGAAGAGGGCATTATTAGTAAAGACAGTTATGGCGACTGGTGTGCACCACCCCTTACCGCAGAAGCAGGTAAAGGTGTAAATGCGGATCAGAAGCATCCTAGTGCATTGATTGCTACTGCCTATTATTACCAGCTGATTAAGATGATGACTACCTATAGCGGGCTTACCGGTAACGAACAGGACAGTACCTTGTATGCTGACCTGGCTATAAAGCTGAGAAAGGATTTCAACAGAAAATTTTACAATGACCAGGGCTATTATGGCGGCAATACCTTAACCGACAACCTGCTGCCGGTGTATTTTGGTCTGGTGGAAGAAGTAAATAAAACCAAAGTAGCCCGGGAAATTGCCCGCATCATTGAAGAGAAAAATAATGGCCACCTCAGCACAGGTGTGATCGGAACAAATTTCCTGATGCGTACGCTTACCAGCATAGGCAGGGCCGATCTCGCTTACCGGATCGCTACGCAGAAGACCTATCCTTCCTGGGGCTATATGATTGAAAACGGAGCTACAGCCATATGGGAACTGTGGAACGGAGATACCGCCGCGCCAAAGATGAACTCCCAGAACCATGTGATGATGCTGGGTGACCTGCTGATCTGGTACTATGAAAACCTGGCGGGCATCAAGGCGGCTGCACCTGGCTTTAAAGAAATTGTGATGAGGCCCGAAATGATGAAAGGACTGGATAGTGTAAATGCAACTTACCGTTCTGTTTACGGAATGATCAGCAGCAGCTGGTCCAGGTCGTCAACCAGCTTTAAATGGGAGATCAGCATCCCGGCCAATACCACCGCCAGGATCAGTATTCCCACGAAATCTGCAGAGCATGTAACAGAAAGCGGCCGCAGTGCAAGGAAAGCAAAAGAATTGAAATTTATACAAATGGAAGGCAACCGGGCTGTATTTGAATTGGGCTCAGGGGATTATTCATTTACAACTGAACTATAA
- a CDS encoding glycoside hydrolase family 2 protein produces the protein MKFTPILSFVLLMLFGPVNALYAQQTAQLYLSGTGNDHTVNWDFFCTAGMNSGKWTKIAVPSNWELQGFGKYDYGFAKDSVRGKEQGLYKFSFKVPTGWKGKKINIVFEGVMTDAEVKINGRTAGPVHQGAFYVFRYDISRQLKYNQDNLLEVKVSKHSANKSVNEAERKADFWIFGGIFRPVYLEALPMQHIERLAVNAQASGQFNAELSTTGEADKLGVQLYGADGKKYGSELSNSIQKTGRASISGRFSSPLLWSSELPNLYTAVFTLYHKNKVVHTVSKKIGFRTIEVKPRDGVFVNGVKIKFKGVNRHAFRPASGRALSKTNSIEDVLLMKEMNMNAVRMSHYPPDGHFLDVCDSLGLYVMDELAGWHGHYDTPTGTKLVKEMLRHDVNHPSIIFWANGNEGGHNRDLDPVFAQEDIQKRSVVHPWEDFNGFDTQHYREYNYGIGNYRHGHSIVMPTEFLHGMFDGGHGASLDDYWNDMLLNPLSAGGFLWDFADQGVVRTDKNNIIDADGNRGADGIVGPFHEKEGSFFTIKEIWSPVFFERREMTAGFDGVFNLENRYHFTNLNTCRFDWKLLNLKTNEKITGNAKAPDVKPSEKGRLKISLPSNWINYDVLYITVTDLHGKELFTWSFPIILPVKEARRLTGDKAGTTVTLKETDSLFIAAANGLQLSFSKKTGVLREVRNTNGLIPFANGPVVQEGANNFSNITHRMEGEQLVIESAFDRKSAYNTLKWTISPSGVLKLTVKYFPSEYLSNFVGLNFSFPESQMKGVEYMGMGPNRVWKNRLKGNSFGIWKKEYNDTETGESWVYPEFKGYHSNMYWCKFITKAKSFTVATENEDVFLRLFSAAFKTDQWHNYEPLFPSGNISFMQGIPGIGTKTQRADRSGPMAMKNIFYDYEKDPARALDITLYFDFLLKD, from the coding sequence ATGAAATTTACGCCGATCCTTTCTTTTGTTTTGCTGATGCTTTTTGGCCCGGTCAATGCGCTGTATGCCCAGCAGACAGCGCAGCTCTACCTGTCGGGTACCGGAAACGACCATACCGTTAACTGGGATTTCTTTTGCACTGCCGGGATGAATTCCGGAAAGTGGACCAAAATAGCCGTTCCATCCAACTGGGAATTGCAGGGCTTTGGTAAATATGACTATGGCTTTGCAAAGGACAGTGTAAGAGGAAAGGAACAGGGCTTATATAAATTTAGTTTTAAAGTGCCTACCGGATGGAAAGGGAAAAAAATCAATATTGTGTTTGAAGGCGTAATGACGGATGCAGAGGTAAAGATAAACGGAAGAACTGCGGGCCCTGTGCACCAGGGTGCTTTTTATGTTTTTCGTTACGACATTTCAAGACAGTTAAAATATAATCAGGACAACCTCCTGGAGGTAAAGGTATCTAAACATTCCGCTAATAAATCGGTGAACGAAGCGGAGCGCAAAGCCGATTTTTGGATTTTTGGGGGCATATTCAGGCCGGTATACCTGGAGGCACTGCCGATGCAGCATATAGAAAGGCTGGCCGTAAATGCACAGGCCAGCGGGCAGTTTAATGCCGAACTGTCTACCACGGGAGAGGCCGATAAGCTCGGTGTGCAATTGTATGGGGCAGACGGCAAAAAGTATGGGAGCGAACTGAGCAATAGCATACAAAAGACCGGTAGGGCCAGTATATCAGGACGTTTTTCATCGCCTCTGCTGTGGTCGTCTGAACTTCCCAACCTTTATACTGCCGTATTTACCCTTTATCACAAAAATAAGGTGGTACATACAGTTTCCAAAAAAATCGGCTTTCGGACCATTGAGGTAAAACCAAGGGATGGTGTATTTGTAAATGGTGTAAAAATTAAATTTAAGGGGGTAAACAGACACGCTTTCCGGCCTGCTTCGGGCAGGGCGCTCAGCAAAACGAACAGCATTGAAGACGTCTTGCTGATGAAGGAAATGAACATGAATGCAGTACGCATGTCGCACTACCCGCCCGATGGGCATTTTCTGGATGTCTGTGATTCCCTTGGCTTATATGTAATGGATGAACTTGCAGGCTGGCATGGACACTACGACACACCAACCGGAACAAAGCTGGTAAAGGAAATGCTGAGGCATGACGTAAACCATCCTTCCATTATTTTCTGGGCTAATGGGAATGAGGGAGGGCACAACCGAGACCTTGATCCGGTTTTTGCACAGGAAGATATTCAAAAGCGTTCTGTTGTCCATCCCTGGGAAGATTTTAACGGTTTTGATACCCAGCATTACCGCGAATACAACTACGGCATAGGGAATTATCGTCATGGGCACAGCATCGTGATGCCTACGGAATTTTTACACGGTATGTTTGATGGGGGGCATGGGGCGAGCCTGGACGACTACTGGAACGACATGCTGTTAAACCCCTTATCGGCCGGAGGTTTTCTTTGGGATTTTGCAGACCAGGGCGTGGTCCGAACGGACAAGAACAACATTATTGACGCCGATGGCAACCGGGGTGCCGACGGCATTGTAGGCCCTTTTCATGAAAAAGAGGGTAGTTTTTTTACCATTAAAGAAATCTGGAGCCCGGTATTTTTTGAACGCCGGGAAATGACCGCCGGTTTTGACGGGGTATTTAACCTGGAAAACCGCTATCACTTTACCAATCTGAATACCTGCAGGTTCGACTGGAAACTGCTGAACCTGAAAACAAACGAAAAAATAACTGGCAATGCCAAGGCTCCCGATGTGAAACCATCAGAAAAAGGCCGCTTAAAGATCAGCCTGCCATCAAACTGGATAAACTATGATGTACTCTATATAACGGTCACAGACCTGCATGGAAAGGAACTGTTTACCTGGAGCTTTCCCATTATACTTCCTGTTAAGGAGGCTCGGCGACTGACCGGTGACAAAGCCGGGACGACAGTAACATTGAAGGAGACAGATTCTTTGTTTATTGCAGCTGCCAATGGCCTTCAGCTCAGCTTTAGTAAAAAAACGGGCGTACTTCGTGAAGTGAGGAACACAAATGGCCTCATTCCATTTGCAAATGGACCGGTTGTACAGGAAGGGGCTAATAATTTCAGTAACATTACACACCGTATGGAAGGGGAGCAGCTGGTTATCGAATCTGCTTTTGATCGAAAATCAGCCTACAATACGTTGAAGTGGACAATCTCTCCATCAGGAGTGCTTAAACTGACCGTAAAATATTTTCCTTCGGAGTACCTCAGCAATTTTGTGGGACTGAACTTTTCTTTCCCGGAAAGCCAGATGAAAGGGGTGGAGTATATGGGCATGGGCCCAAACAGGGTATGGAAAAACCGCCTGAAGGGAAACAGTTTCGGCATATGGAAAAAAGAATATAACGATACAGAAACAGGCGAAAGCTGGGTATATCCCGAGTTTAAGGGCTATCATTCCAATATGTACTGGTGCAAATTCATCACGAAAGCCAAGTCTTTTACGGTGGCAACCGAAAATGAAGACGTTTTTTTAAGGCTGTTCAGTGCGGCGTTTAAAACGGATCAGTGGCACAATTATGAGCCCCTTTTTCCATCGGGCAATATTTCTTTTATGCAGGGCATACCTGGCATTGGTACCAAAACACAGCGGGCCGACAGAAGTGGCCCTATGGCTATGAAGAACATCTTTTATGACTACGAAAAGGATCCTGCAAGAGCGCTGGATATTACATTGTATTTTGATTTTTTATTGAAGGATTAA
- a CDS encoding exo-alpha-sialidase, whose product MRKIYIKIWIAAGLLTATQASMAQDTLRYTGSTIVNADYHHGQLTPAIGVHNIQTFRANREHPELSDGLSWTYNHAPMLAYWNRTFYLEYLSDPVGEHIPPSQTLLQSSKDGYKWSKPEVIFPPYKIPDGWRKEGHPGVAKKLYATMHQRVGFFVSKADRLFALAYYGIAMDKTDDPNDGKGIGRVIREIKRDGTYGPIYLLRPNKSWDMKHTLYPFYTTSKDKGLVQACKEILGSPLMMQQMVEEADRNDPLIPLNRPVKAFSYYHLPDGKVVGLWKHALTSVSNDGGKTWQYNPLRAPGVVNSNAKIWGQRTSDGRFAMVYNPSEFRWPLAVSTSNNGLDYKDLLLVNGEISQMRYGGNYKSYGPQYIRGIPETDGKPEDGNMWLTYSMNKEDIWVAKVPVPVISTVSGPVNEVFNALPDGQELKYWNIFSPLWAPAKIEKAADGTKVLTLRDKDPYDYAKAERMMPAARKVNIEFTVTPAQNNTGSLQIEFQDAKGIAGVRLIFDADGELKAKVGYRNSGITRYEAGKAYHIRAELDMDKRMYDIYVNGENKGTRLMFVPVSAFERVTFRTGDVRRFPDVDTPTDQDFDLKNPGTPLTEAIYYIRSLKTEKIK is encoded by the coding sequence ATGAGGAAGATATATATTAAAATATGGATAGCTGCAGGCTTGCTGACGGCAACACAGGCATCAATGGCGCAGGATACACTGCGTTATACCGGCAGCACCATAGTGAATGCAGATTATCACCATGGGCAGCTTACACCTGCAATAGGTGTGCACAATATACAAACCTTCAGAGCAAACAGGGAACACCCCGAATTGTCTGATGGTCTGAGCTGGACCTATAACCATGCCCCCATGCTGGCCTACTGGAACAGGACCTTTTACCTGGAGTACCTTAGTGACCCGGTAGGAGAGCACATTCCCCCAAGTCAGACTTTGCTGCAAAGCTCTAAGGATGGATACAAATGGTCTAAACCAGAAGTTATTTTTCCTCCTTATAAGATACCCGACGGATGGCGCAAGGAAGGCCATCCAGGTGTAGCAAAAAAACTTTATGCGACCATGCACCAGCGCGTAGGCTTTTTTGTGTCGAAAGCCGACAGGTTGTTTGCGCTGGCCTATTATGGCATAGCTATGGATAAAACCGACGATCCGAACGACGGAAAAGGTATAGGCAGGGTGATCAGGGAGATCAAAAGAGACGGAACTTATGGGCCCATTTATTTGCTGAGGCCAAACAAGAGCTGGGACATGAAACATACGCTTTATCCTTTTTATACGACCAGTAAGGACAAAGGACTTGTACAAGCCTGTAAGGAAATTCTGGGCAGTCCGCTGATGATGCAGCAAATGGTAGAAGAAGCAGACCGGAATGACCCTTTAATCCCATTAAACAGACCGGTAAAGGCTTTCAGTTATTATCACCTGCCCGACGGTAAAGTGGTAGGGCTATGGAAGCATGCCTTAACATCTGTAAGCAACGATGGTGGTAAAACCTGGCAATATAATCCTTTAAGGGCGCCGGGTGTGGTGAACAGCAATGCGAAGATCTGGGGCCAGCGTACCAGCGACGGACGTTTTGCTATGGTATATAATCCTTCAGAGTTCAGATGGCCACTTGCAGTATCTACCAGTAACAATGGTCTGGATTATAAAGACCTGTTATTGGTAAACGGCGAAATTTCGCAAATGCGTTATGGTGGTAACTATAAATCCTACGGGCCACAGTACATCAGGGGTATTCCTGAAACAGATGGCAAACCTGAAGACGGGAATATGTGGTTAACCTATAGCATGAACAAAGAAGACATATGGGTGGCCAAAGTACCGGTTCCGGTGATCTCAACAGTGTCTGGCCCGGTGAACGAGGTATTTAATGCACTGCCTGATGGTCAGGAACTGAAATACTGGAATATTTTTAGTCCGCTTTGGGCCCCTGCTAAAATTGAAAAAGCGGCAGATGGTACAAAGGTGCTGACGCTCCGTGACAAGGACCCTTACGATTACGCGAAAGCAGAAAGGATGATGCCAGCCGCGAGAAAAGTAAACATAGAATTTACGGTTACCCCCGCGCAAAACAATACAGGATCCTTGCAGATCGAGTTTCAGGACGCAAAGGGCATTGCCGGGGTAAGATTGATATTTGATGCAGATGGTGAGCTGAAAGCCAAAGTGGGTTATCGCAATTCGGGAATCACAAGGTATGAGGCTGGAAAAGCATACCATATCCGTGCAGAACTGGATATGGACAAACGCATGTATGATATTTATGTAAACGGGGAAAACAAGGGCACACGCCTGATGTTTGTGCCGGTGAGTGCCTTTGAAAGGGTAACTTTCAGGACGGGTGATGTCCGCCGTTTTCCGGATGTAGATACCCCTACAGATCAGGATTTTGACCTGAAAAACCCGGGAACACCCCTTACAGAAGCAATTTATTACATCAGGTCCCTGAAAACAGAAAAAATAAAATAA